In Neochlamydia sp. AcF84, one DNA window encodes the following:
- a CDS encoding DUF2937 family protein, producing MLKGLVGLIDRLFAVMGALAFSQFPLFIQQYQQNLLGHVEELKIQLQAMQSAASVTGKSLQQYIAKFLNSTDADFQLQGTLMNNMLERYYTLNDSFQALQQASIYFKPFLFIEYGDWKIAKLTWQSYKIGISFTSEGAIYAGIGVIVGVAIYGLLSKLIKGVWGYYYKAEEKAV from the coding sequence GTGCTTAAGGGCTTAGTAGGTCTAATCGATCGATTGTTTGCTGTCATGGGTGCTTTAGCTTTTTCTCAATTTCCTTTATTTATCCAACAATACCAACAGAATTTATTAGGGCATGTTGAAGAATTGAAAATTCAGCTGCAGGCAATGCAAAGCGCCGCTTCGGTTACAGGAAAATCTTTACAGCAGTATATTGCTAAATTCTTGAATAGCACAGATGCGGATTTCCAGCTGCAAGGTACTTTAATGAATAATATGCTTGAACGTTACTATACACTCAATGACAGCTTTCAAGCATTGCAGCAAGCTTCTATCTATTTTAAGCCTTTTTTATTTATAGAGTATGGTGATTGGAAAATTGCCAAATTAACATGGCAATCTTATAAAATAGGCATTTCCTTTACCTCTGAAGGAGCTATCTACGCAGGAATAGGAGTGATTGTGGGCGTGGCTATTTATGGGCTTTTAAGCAAGCTTATCAAAGGCGTATGGGGATATTACTATAAAGCTGAGGAAAAAGCAGTGTAA
- a CDS encoding DoxX family protein — translation MAKQITFYRELMMKNLFLKDFYLKFNKAAATSQSLFLLALRIYFGWSFFWSGLGKLQNIYGTAEAFASLGIFYPLFNAYAASLIELVGGACLLLGLGARLAAFALSIVMLVALYTAHYDALLNAYSAPEQLLTQLAFIYLCASLVVFAFGPGRASVDYLIEKNCK, via the coding sequence ATGGCAAAACAAATAACCTTTTACCGCGAGTTAATGATGAAAAATTTATTTTTAAAAGATTTTTATTTAAAATTTAATAAAGCTGCGGCTACTTCGCAGTCGTTATTTTTGCTAGCCCTACGTATATATTTTGGCTGGTCATTTTTTTGGTCTGGGCTAGGGAAACTTCAAAACATCTATGGTACTGCTGAGGCTTTTGCTAGCTTAGGTATCTTTTATCCTCTCTTCAATGCTTACGCTGCTAGTCTAATTGAATTAGTGGGAGGAGCTTGCCTATTATTAGGGTTAGGAGCAAGATTAGCAGCTTTTGCTCTGTCTATAGTAATGCTTGTTGCTCTTTACACTGCTCATTATGATGCTTTGTTAAATGCTTATAGTGCACCTGAGCAGCTTCTTACCCAGCTTGCATTTATTTATTTGTGTGCGAGTCTGGTTGTTTTTGCTTTTGGCCCGGGTAGAGCTTCAGTAGATTATTTGATAGAAAAAAATTGTAAGTAG
- a CDS encoding M48 family metallopeptidase translates to MAINFWEAQKKARSKTRLYLGLFLALTLLISVLVEYMMRNLAKDSYHPPLPLLGLAFLIITCGIALLEYSHYKSQGGAYVARSLGARLIDGPASNLKEQQLLNIVQEIALASSLPVPPVYLVPTDAINAFTAGLTPGDAVIAVTKGSLDKLNREELQGVIAHEFGHIYNGDIKISMRLAAMIMGFFYALYIGMRILQFASHSKERRKKKENSPVIIAALIIFLAGALTWIMGSILKAAVSREREYLADACAVQFARNSAGIIQALIKIEKAADEDMPLKGMAYSHLYFNDRISLTNLFSTHPPIRKRIVALEGGEYMPIEWRQDKILQH, encoded by the coding sequence ATGGCTATAAACTTTTGGGAAGCTCAGAAAAAAGCGCGTTCAAAAACAAGACTATATTTAGGTCTTTTTTTAGCGCTCACGCTTTTAATTTCCGTATTAGTTGAATATATGATGCGCAATTTAGCTAAAGATAGTTATCATCCTCCCCTCCCTTTACTCGGTTTGGCCTTCTTAATTATCACTTGTGGTATCGCCTTGTTAGAATATAGCCATTATAAGTCACAGGGAGGCGCCTACGTAGCTCGCTCCTTAGGGGCTCGGCTTATAGATGGCCCCGCAAGTAATCTGAAAGAACAACAGCTGTTAAATATTGTGCAAGAAATAGCTCTAGCTTCTTCGTTGCCTGTCCCCCCTGTATACCTAGTGCCCACAGACGCTATCAATGCTTTTACAGCAGGCTTAACACCGGGAGATGCAGTCATCGCTGTTACCAAAGGATCACTAGATAAACTTAATCGAGAAGAACTACAAGGGGTCATTGCGCATGAATTTGGCCATATTTATAATGGTGATATAAAGATTAGCATGCGCCTTGCTGCTATGATAATGGGCTTCTTTTATGCTTTATATATTGGAATGCGAATCCTTCAATTTGCTTCTCACTCTAAAGAAAGAAGAAAAAAAAAAGAAAATAGTCCGGTAATTATTGCAGCCCTTATTATATTTTTGGCAGGAGCTTTAACCTGGATTATGGGCTCTATTTTAAAAGCAGCGGTAAGCCGTGAGCGTGAATATTTAGCAGATGCTTGTGCTGTACAATTTGCAAGGAATTCCGCGGGTATTATTCAAGCCCTTATAAAAATTGAAAAAGCAGCGGATGAAGATATGCCTTTAAAAGGAATGGCTTATTCTCACCTATATTTTAATGATAGAATCAGCTTGACCAATCTATTCTCTACTCATCCCCCTATAAGAAAAAGAATAGTGGCCCTTGAAGGAGGAGAATATATGCCTATAGAATGGCGCCAAGATAAAATTCTACAGCATTAA
- a CDS encoding LemA family protein, with translation MLITIGIIITVLAVVALSLIGIYNRLIETRNQVKNAWSQIDVQLQRRYDLIPNLVETVKGYMEYEKSTLEAVIEARSQAAAIREQIKKTGLPSHQAIKELMSTEASLKAGLGNIYALAENYPQLKASNTMHNLQEELSTTENKVAFARQAYNDQVLAYNNIQQKFPAALIAKSLGHQPAELYEAESEESKKAVKVSFSS, from the coding sequence ATGCTGATAACTATTGGTATTATTATCACGGTTCTTGCTGTTGTAGCGCTCTCGTTAATAGGAATTTATAATAGACTCATAGAAACGCGCAATCAGGTGAAAAATGCCTGGAGCCAAATCGATGTCCAACTACAGCGTCGCTATGATTTAATACCCAATTTAGTAGAGACAGTAAAAGGCTATATGGAATATGAAAAGTCGACCTTAGAAGCTGTTATCGAAGCCAGGAGCCAGGCAGCTGCAATAAGAGAACAAATAAAAAAAACTGGATTACCGTCCCACCAAGCCATCAAAGAATTAATGAGCACTGAGGCCAGCCTTAAAGCAGGTCTAGGAAACATTTATGCTTTGGCAGAAAATTATCCTCAACTTAAAGCTAGCAACACCATGCATAACCTACAAGAAGAACTGAGTACAACAGAAAATAAAGTTGCTTTTGCTAGGCAAGCTTATAACGATCAGGTATTAGCTTATAATAATATTCAGCAAAAGTTTCCCGCAGCTCTTATCGCTAAATCTTTAGGTCACCAGCCTGCTGAGCTATATGAAGCAGAGTCTGAAGAATCTAAAAAAGCTGTAAAGGTTTCTTTTTCTTCGTAG